The following coding sequences lie in one Ostrinia nubilalis chromosome 2, ilOstNubi1.1, whole genome shotgun sequence genomic window:
- the LOC135087153 gene encoding uncharacterized protein LOC135087153 — protein MSMTKENRPPKRQRSENWLEEDKYLLKELVKERVNAIENKNTDTNTNKRKVAAWADLQTTFNSMCAGMNRSITQLKSQWSLIKISAKKDKTIARQAQIKTGGGPPLSVPDDRADDIASWLPNEFVVDVNRFDSDSNKSELINIQEEESTQNTQDQELINNEEIQYELVVLDEEIEDTHACTTRGILEDKENKKVEAKENKAKPNFKAPAIKKKGNC, from the exons atgtccatgacgaaggagaacagaccgcctaaaaggcaacgatcagaaaactggttggaggaagataag tatttgctgaaagagttggtgaaagaaagagtaaatgcaatcgaaaataaaaatacagacactaacacgaataaacggaaggttgcggcttgggctgatttacaaacaac gtttaattcaatgtgcgctggtatgaaccgctccattacccagttaaaatcgcaatggagcctcataaaaatcagtgcgaagaaagacaagaccattgctaggcaggctcaaattaaaactggcggtggtccaccattatcagtgcctgacgatagggctgatgatatagcatcttggttgcccaatgaatttgtagtcgatgttaacagatttgactcggactcaaataaaagtgaattaattaacattcaagaggaggaatcaactcaaaatacgcaagatcaggaattgataaataatgaagaaatccaatatgaattggtggtacttgatgaagaaatagaagatacacatgcttgtactactagaggcatattggaagataaagaaaataaaaaagtagaggcaaaagaaaataaagcaaaacctaattttaaagcaccagcaatcaaaaaaaaaggaaactgttaa